TTCAACCTGCGCTACCAGGATTCGCTGCAGGAGCTGCTGCGCCGCTACGTGGATTTCAACACCCAGGCGCTGCAGATCACGCAGAACCAGTACGAGGCCGGCACCGCCGATCCGACGGCGGTGATGCAGGCCCGCACCCAGCTTGAACAGAATCGTGCCACGCTGATCCAGGCCGGCATCGCCCGCGCGCAGTACGAACACGCCATCGCGGTGCTGATGGGCCGTCCGCCCGCCGACCTGACGATCACGCCCGGCACGCTGCCCCGCCAGATCCCCGCCATTCCGGTCGGGGTCCCCGCCGACCTGCTGCAGCGCCGCCCCGACGTGGCCGCCGCCGAACGGGCCATGGAACAGTACAACGCCCAGATCGGCGCCGACATGGCGGCGTTCTTCCCCGACGTCACGCTGACGGCCGACTATTCCTACAGCGGCGACCCCATCGGGCAACTGGTCCAGGTGGTCAACCGGATCTGGTCGCTCGGCGCCTCGGCCTCGGAAGTCCTGTTCCAGGGCGGGTCCCGCATGGCGGCGGTGCACGGCGCCAACGCCCAGTACGACAGCGCCGTCGCGACCTACCGCCAGACCGTGCTGACGGCCCTGCAGAATACCGAGGACAATCTGTCCAACCTGCGCATCCTTGAACAGCAGGCAACCCAGCAGCAGATCGCCCTGGATTTCGCCAACCAGGCCGTCCAGGTCTCACTGAACCAGTACGAGGCCGGAACCCAGATCTACACCACGGTCATCACCAACGAGACCACGGCCCTCAGCAATGCCGAATCCGCCCTGTCCATCCAGCAGCAGCGCATGGTCGATTCCGTGGCGCTGGTGCAGGCGCTGGGCGGCGGGTGGAACGCCACCAGCCTGCCGTCGAAGGCTTCGATGCAGACCGACAATCCGTTCCTGCCCTCCTTTATCCAGAAGGACAAAAACCAGTAGGGCCGGAACCGGCGATGCCCGAACCGGCTGGGGCGATCACAGGATCGCCTTGGCCGTCAGCAGCGCGATCAGCAGGAAGATGACGAAGGCCAGGATGAAGATGAAAAACAGGATCTTCGCAATTCCCGCCGACGCGGCCGAAATACCGCTAAACCCGAACACTCCGGCCACGATCGAAATCACCAGAAAAAGCAGCGCCAGCTTCAACATCATCACAACTCCATAAAACGTTCCGTGAAATCAAACGCTTCGACTGGCTTGCAAGTTCCCCCGCCGGATCGGCCGCCCGGTTCAGGGCGCCGTCCGCGCCGGCGGCGGCAGCGCCAGATAGGCCAGCCGCTTCACCTCCCGCCGCGCCAGGGTCACGCTGTCCAGGATCAGGCCGCAGGTCAGCGCCAGTCCCGCCAGCATCATGCACCCGGTCGCCAGCACGGCCGTCGGCAGCCGGGGCACCAGTCCCGTGCGCAGGAATTCCAGCACGACGGGCACGCCGGTCCCCAGGCCCAGCAGGAACAGCAGCGCCCCGAGCGTGACGAAGAACTGCAACGGGCGCTCCTGCTTCACCAGATTGACGATGGTCCGCAGGATCCTGATCCCGTCCCGATAGGTCCGCAGCTTGGAAACCGTGCCCTCGGGGCGTTCGACATACTGCGTCGCCACTTCGCCGATCGGCATGCTGAGTTCCAGCGCATGCACCGTCAGTTCGGTCTCGGTCTCGAAACCGGCCGAAAGGGCGGGAAAGGATTTGACGAAGCGCCGGGAAAAGACCCGGTAGCCCGACAGCATATCCGAAAGCCGATGGCCGAAGACCGCCGTGACCAGGCCGGTCAGGACCTTGTTGCCCAGCACATGGCCCCGCCGATAGGCGGCCTCCCGATCCGTCACGCGGGCGCCGTTGACCATGTCCAGCCCTTCGTCGCGCGCCATGGCCAGCATGGCCGGCGCGGCCGCGGCATCGTAGGTGGCGTCGCCATCGACCATCACATAGAAATCGGCCTCGATATCGGCGAACATGCGCCGGACGACATACCCCTTGCCCTGCAGGCGTTCCGTCCGCACCACCGCCCCGGCCGCCGCGGCGACGTCCACCGTCCGGTCGGTGGAGTTGTTGTCGTAGACATAGATGACCGCGCCCGGCAGTGCCGTGCGAAAATCGTGCACGACCTGGGCGATGGCCAGTTCCTCGTTATGGCATGGCACCAGGACGGCAATCCTGCACTCATCCACGTCAAATGCCTCGCCAGCCATGTCGCGAATGCTGGGTATCGTCTGATAACCTGCCACTTCCATCCTCATGCCAAAAGAAACAGAGACCCGGCCGGATGCCGATCATGAAGTCGGCGCCGGGGCCGTTCCAGGGAATAAAGGCGCGACACAATCCTTGAAGCCGCGCCCACCGCCGCGTAGGACACAAAAAACAGACGATCCGGTCTCTGGAAACCCGGCGCGGGTCATAGCGTTCTTACTGTGAGAAAGCCAGTGTCTAATCATCCAGAAAATGTCTCCGCACCCGATCACGAAGGGGGAATGGACACATCTGTTCCATGTGTTGGTCCGGCCTCCTTCTGGGCACCACAGCATATCCTGGAATCGGCATGGCTGGAGCACGCACCGTTCGCGTTCTGGCTGATGGAGAAGGTTCAGCCGGCCGTCTTCGTCGAACTGGGGACGCATGCCGGGTTCTCGTTCCTCGCGTTCTGCCAGGCGGTCCAGCGGCTCAGGCTGCCGACACGGTGCTATGCGGTCGATACCTGGGCGGGGGACGAGCACGCCGGCTTTTACGGCGAACAGGTATTCAACACCCTGTCCGGCCTTCAGGGGCAGCATTATGCGGGATTCTCGCGACTCATCCGCGCGTATTTCCACGATGCGCTCGTCCATTTCACGGACGGCGAGATCGATCTCCTGCACATCGACGGACGACACCGCTACGAAGATGTCCTCGAGGACTATACGACCTGGCTGCCGAAAATGTCCGAACACGGCGTGGTGCTGTTCCACGACATCAACGTTCGGGAAGGCGATTTCGGGGTCTGGCGCCTGTGGGAGGAACTGCGCGCCAGACACCCGTCATTTGAATTCTTTCACGGGCACGGGCTGGGCGTACTCTGTCCGGGTTCGCGCGTGCCGCCCGGATTGCGCCCGCTGCTGGAGAGCGGCACCGAGGCCCGCGTGGCGATACGCGAAGCCTACTCACGGCTGGGCGCCGCCGTTTCGACCCAGTACGTGCTGGAACGGGCCCACAGGGAACTGAATGCCGAAATCGGCGCCTTGCATCAGCAACTGGCGACCCGTGCCCAGGACGAAGAGCGGCTGCGCGCGGATCTGTCGTCGATCCAGCACGAACGCGACAGCATCCAGAAGGATCTTTCCGCGAATATCGACGACCTGAACCAGCAGTTGGATGCCCGTGACCAGGAGGACGAGCGCCTGCGTACCGACCTGTCGTCGGTTCAAGGCGAACTGTCCATTACCCAACGGGATCTTTCCAGCGTCCAGAACGTGCTGGCGCTGACGAATACCGAGGTCGCGCAGATCCGGGCCAGCACGACCTGGCGCGCCACGAAGGTCGCCCGGGACGTGGGGTCGCGCCTTTCGCCCCGTGTGCGTCACCAGTTGCGGCGCGGTGCCAAGGCGGTGTGGTGGGCCATGACGCCCCATCGGATGCCCGCGCGACTCCGTTTCCGCCGCGCGCGCGCGGTACAGCACGCCGTCTTCAGCGAGACGCCAGGCGACCCGTCCTGCCCGCACATCGCCTATCAGCCCTGGCCGGCATCATCCGGCACCGCACTGCCGAACGGGATGCCGCAAGGCACCTATCGGCTCGCCTCCGACCCGTCGGGCTACGTCTTCGTACCCCGGCGGCGCCCCGACAATCTGGACGCGCAGATCGCGCGCCTGGCGAAGCGCCCCGCATTCTCGATCGTCGTGCCGCTGTACAACACGCCGGACGATCTGTTCCAGCGAATGGTGGGCTCCGTCCTGGCGCAATGGTATCCGCACTGGGAACTGATCCTCGTCGACGACAAGAGTCCGCAGCAATCCGTGCGCGACAATGCGTCGAAGCTCGTCGATCCCCGGATCAGGACCATTCTGCTGGAAAGCAACATGGGAATATCGGGTGCGACCAATCGGGGGCTGGCCGAAGCCGGCGGCGACTACATCGTGTTCCTCGATCACGACGACGAACTGACCGACGACTGCCTGTTCGAACTGGCGAAATGCATCGACGCGGAAGATCCCGACTACGTCTACAGCGACGAGGACAAGATCGAGCCGGACGGGCGTTTCAGCCAGCCGTTCTTCAAGCCCGACTGGTCGCCCGATACGCTGATGAGCACGATGTACACGTGTCACGTGTCGTGCGTGCGCCGCGCGCTGCTCGAAACGGTGGGCGATCTGCGATCGGAATTCGACGGAAGTCAGGATTGGGATTTCGTCCTGCGCGTGACGGAAGCGGCCAAACGCATCTCTCACGTGCCGAAGGTGCTCTATCACTGGCGTATCATCCCGCAATCAGTGGCTTCAGATTTGAATGCGAAGCCTTATGCGGTCGACGCGGGCCGTCGCGCCCGCATGGCGGCGCTCGAACGTCGTGGACTGAAGGGAACGATCGAAGCCGTCCCGCAACTGGCGGGATATTTCCGCGTCAATTATGACGTGCAGGGAACCCCGCTGGTATCCATCATCATTCCCACCAAGAACAACGGGACCGTATTGAAAAACTGTCTCGATTCCATTTTTGGACATTCGCATTACCGAAACTTCGAAATCGTCCTGCTTGATAATGGTTCAACCGACGCGGCAACGGTGAATTACCTGGACTCCCTTCACGCCAACCCGAACGTGCGGGTGATAAGGCATGACGCACCGTTCAACTATTCCGAGATCAACAATATCGGCGTCGGCGATGCGAAGGGCAGCCTATTGCTGTTCCTGAACGACGACACTCAGGTGATCTCACCTGACTGGATCGGACGGATGGCCGGATATGCGCAACTTACGCATGTCGGCGCTGTCGGTGCCAAGCTGTTGTATCCAGACAGCCGGAAAATCCAGCATAGTGGCGTCCTGAATCTGGCGGATGGTCCCAATCACGCCTTTTGGTCTGCCGACGCATACACTCCGGGCTATTTCGCCCGCAATTTGCTCGAATATGACTGGATCGCCGTGACCGGAGCCTGCCTCATGATCGAGCGAACGAAATTTGATGCTGTCGGCGGGTTCGACGAGTCCTTCCCGATCGCCTATAACGACGTCGATCTGTGTTTCCGTCTGGTAGAACACGGCTTCTATAATGTGGTGTGTCCTGGCGCTGAGCTTTTCCATTATGAATCTCTAAGCCGAGGAAATGACAACAAAAACAAAGAAAAACGGCGACGCCTCGATCAGGAAAAAAATCGGCTTTATTATAAAAATCCACATTTCCTGATGCACGATCCTTTCTACAATCCCAATTTGGGACCCAATGATTTTTATTTTTCGCTTTCATGAAACCGACTCGCTTTAATTCGATTTTTCTATAATTTTTTGCGGAATAGTTATGGTGTCCCACCTGAAGCAGTCCATCGCACGAGCCGACGCCGTCTCTTTCGATGTGTTCGATACGCTGTTCGTCCGCCCGCTTGCCGATCCGGAAGACCTCTTCGACATCATCGGCGAGAAATTCGGCATCGCCTCCTTCCGCCGCCTGCGCCAGGAAGCGCAGGTACGGGCGTTCCAGCGCATGCGGGAGAACGGACAGAAGGAAATCACGCTCGACGGCATCTATGCGTGCTTCGATTCCGTGTCGGTGCCGGCATCCGTGCTGCGCGATGCCGAGTACCAGCTCGAACTCGCCCTGACGCTGCCCAATCCCGATCTCATGGACGTGTTCAGGCAGACGATCGCCGATAAACCCGTCGTCATCACGTCGGATATGTACCTGCCGCAAGCCTTCTTCGACGATCTTTTCCACAAGCACCGGCTGCAGCCCAGCGCGACCTTCATTTCGTCGGAGCGAAACGCAACCAAGCGCGATACCGGTGAACTGTTCGACCGGGTGTCACAGGAACTCGGCATAGACCCGGGGCGCATCCTGCATATCGGGGACAATCCGCTGTCGGACGTGGAACGGGCCAGGCAAAAAGGCCTGTCCGCCTATCATTACGTCGATCCCACACGACAGCAGAAATCCAGTCGCTTTCCCCCGTCGGCATCGATCGCCGGCAGCCTCATCCGCTCGATCGCCGATCGGCCGCCGCCGGGATCGTTTACCGAACTCGGGTTTCGTTTCGGCGGGCCGGCGGCAGTGGGCTTCCTCGACTGGATTGTCCGCAAATCAGCGCAGGACAAGATCGACATCGTGCTGTTCGTATCGCGAGACGGATATGTTCTTGAACGCCTCGCCCGCACGATGCCCGCGGGGACCTTGCCGCGTTTCACCTATTTCATGGGCTCGCGCGTCGCCTTTACGCTCGCCGCCACCGACGAGTCCAACTTCAATACGCAGATGGAATTCTTCCTTGCGGGCGCACATGGATTGCGGCCGATCGAGGTGCTGGAGCGGCTGGGCGTCACGCCACCGGCCGACCGGGTGATGGATGACCTCGGCCTCGGAGCCGGAATCGTCATCAGCAATGACAATATCAGCCGCATCCGGGATTTCGTGGGCGCCTTCCGCGGAGACATCCTGCAGGTATGCCGTCGCAACCGGCGCGGCCTCCTCAACTACCTCAAACAGGTGGGCGTTGAACCGGGCATGCGCGTCGCCATGGTCGATGTGGGCTGGAACGGAACGACGCAGGATGCCTTCGACCTCGCCCTCGGCAAGCTGATGCAGGTCGAACTGTTCGGCTACTACCTGTGCCTGAACGAATCGGATGATTGCCGGCGGCGGCGGCAAAGACTGAGGATGGACGCCCTGCTGTCGCGCGAATCAATCGGCCCGGAACGGGTAACCGCCGTTTATGCCAATCGTGTCGCCGTCGAACTGTTCTTCTCGGCACCCCATGACGCCGTCATCGGCTACCAGGATGCGATTGGAAAGGATGTCGCCATCATCGAGGATTCCGGGCGAATTGCCATTGATGGCCATGCCCGAATTTCGACGGAGATCACGGACGGCATCGAACAGTTCGCGCTGACATTCCGTAATCTTTGCGCCGAGATCGGCCTTGTTGCCGATCCGCTGGCGACTGCACTGCCGGTTGTGGACTTTGTCGAATCGATTGACGCGGAAACGCGCGGCTTACTGGCGTCCGTCGAAAATTTCGATGCATGGGGCAGTACGCGAAACCAGCGCGTCGCGCTGACGACATACCTGCCGTAAGGCAAGGCCCGTCCCCTGCCGGGCATCGGCGCCCCCCGACGGGCCGCCGACGCCCGGACCTACAGGATTTTCCTTGCCGTGCGCTCCTTCCCTCCCAGAAGGTCGATCGCGAAAAGGATCCAGCCGACAATGAAGGCGAAAAACGCCCACTGGATATGGGGTGGCACAAAGCGGAACGTCACGACGGAACGACCCTGTCGAACCGGTATCTGCTGAAAAATCTCGCCCGTCCGGCTGATCGGCACCGGGTTGCCGTCGACGGACGCGTGCCAGCCCTCCATGTACATTTCCAGGCGGGTCAGTTGCGACGGTCCGGTGCAATCGACGTCCATGAGATCGCGGGAACGAGGCGTCAGCACACAGCCGGGTGCCGCGGCATAGGGTGTCGGATCGGGCAGTTCGAAAATCCGCATCACGCCGTTTCCGAATGCTTCCCGCACGCCATGATCGGCTGCGGCATAGTGCTTGAACGATGCGAAGCCCGGGCTGTCCAGTGATCCCGCAGGCACCAGGACAAATCGCACGCCCGCCTTCCGATAGGCCTCGACGTTCACCACCAGATTGTCCGCCGCGGACGGACCGTTCGGATCGTTCCGGCTGAAGCCTGTGAAGAGGATCGACGGCGCATTGGCATCGAGGTGCCGGGCAACGTAATCCGTCCAGTCCCTGGGGAGCGGAAGATCGTTGTGGTTGATGGACGCAATCCCGAAATAGCTGCCATAGTTGGGTTGAACCGGCCCGAATGTCGCGAAACGCTGAAAACCGAGATGCTGCTGCAGGTACTGTACCCCTGTCAGGTCGATGGCGCCATGCGACGGAGAACTGAGTGACGGCAAGGCAAACAGCACGGCGACTTCCGCGACGAGCACGCCCGCCATGCCGCGTGACCGTGTCGCCGCCGTCAGGGGCAGCCAGGCCAGCACGCCGGTACCGATCAGCAGGATCGCGGCAAACACGATGCTGTCCAGCGCAAGCCTGTTGCGCGCCAGGGGCAGATGATGTCGATGCGTCACATAGGCGGTCACGACGCAGACGGCCGCAACGGCAATGCAGGCGGCGGTAACCCGGGCGAACCTGTGGTTTCGTGCCAGGTCCGTCAACCCGAATGCGGCGAGCACGCACAGGCAGAATTCCCAGGACGGCGACAAATAACGGTAGAGCGCCACGAACTTGAACCCCGGGAAGAACTGGGCAAGGAGGCCGGCCCCCGGTGCGCCGTACGCGATGCCGATCGTCACGACAATCCACAGCCCCAGCGCGACCCTCACGCCGCGCAACGCCTGTCCTCCCAGGCCGCACAGCGCAAGGACAGGCAGAATGCAGCCTGTGTATCCCCCCACCGATGACCAGAACTCCGTATATTGCGGAATCTGGAAGATTCCGCCGAAGGCATAAGGCACCAGCAGGGCGAACAGGAAGGCCGGACTCAGCGAGATGAACGCGAAACCACCATTCGCGTGTCCCCCCGTGTTGGCAACAAGCATATAGTCGCCGAACGGAACGAGGATCAGTGCGGAAATCGCCAGTGCGGCCAGGCCAGAAACGACGATCCGGCGCAGGAAGGCCCAGCGCATCGGACGCGCGAGTGAACCCAGCCGCACCAACGTCCAGGCAAGGACCAGCAGGCCGTCCAGATAGGCGACCTCGGGAAAGCCGGCATAGAGCGAAGCGGAGAGCCCGATCGTGACCCATGCGCCGCCTCCCCTGCGTCCGGCCTCGACCCGCTCCCGTATCGTTTCGACGCCCAGGAGGGTCAATGGCAGGAAGGCGATGGGATTGATAACGGCATTGGCCAGCCAGGCGAATGTGCCATCGAATTCGAATACAAGGGCCGCGGCAAGCGCGCCGAAG
This genomic stretch from Gluconacetobacter diazotrophicus PA1 5 harbors:
- a CDS encoding efflux transporter outer membrane subunit, translating into MTSPFSLMSRRGALHLGGILAPLALAGCMVGPSYHRPAAPVSARFKELTPAAGWERARPAMAELPKGAWWTIYNDPVLNRLESQVAISNQNVRMYEANYRQARAMIDSVRAQLFPTLSGSLGFNRNSQGRGSRSASTGSLVSYGGAATNTTETTYSMGPSASWDLDLWGRIRRNIQSQVTEAQASAADLANATLSYQAQLATAYFNLRYQDSLQELLRRYVDFNTQALQITQNQYEAGTADPTAVMQARTQLEQNRATLIQAGIARAQYEHAIAVLMGRPPADLTITPGTLPRQIPAIPVGVPADLLQRRPDVAAAERAMEQYNAQIGADMAAFFPDVTLTADYSYSGDPIGQLVQVVNRIWSLGASASEVLFQGGSRMAAVHGANAQYDSAVATYRQTVLTALQNTEDNLSNLRILEQQATQQQIALDFANQAVQVSLNQYEAGTQIYTTVITNETTALSNAESALSIQQQRMVDSVALVQALGGGWNATSLPSKASMQTDNPFLPSFIQKDKNQ
- a CDS encoding DUF1328 domain-containing protein, whose amino-acid sequence is MLKLALLFLVISIVAGVFGFSGISAASAGIAKILFFIFILAFVIFLLIALLTAKAIL
- a CDS encoding glycosyltransferase; this translates as MAGEAFDVDECRIAVLVPCHNEELAIAQVVHDFRTALPGAVIYVYDNNSTDRTVDVAAAAGAVVRTERLQGKGYVVRRMFADIEADFYVMVDGDATYDAAAAPAMLAMARDEGLDMVNGARVTDREAAYRRGHVLGNKVLTGLVTAVFGHRLSDMLSGYRVFSRRFVKSFPALSAGFETETELTVHALELSMPIGEVATQYVERPEGTVSKLRTYRDGIRILRTIVNLVKQERPLQFFVTLGALLFLLGLGTGVPVVLEFLRTGLVPRLPTAVLATGCMMLAGLALTCGLILDSVTLARREVKRLAYLALPPPARTAP
- a CDS encoding glycosyltransferase, which gives rise to MDTSVPCVGPASFWAPQHILESAWLEHAPFAFWLMEKVQPAVFVELGTHAGFSFLAFCQAVQRLRLPTRCYAVDTWAGDEHAGFYGEQVFNTLSGLQGQHYAGFSRLIRAYFHDALVHFTDGEIDLLHIDGRHRYEDVLEDYTTWLPKMSEHGVVLFHDINVREGDFGVWRLWEELRARHPSFEFFHGHGLGVLCPGSRVPPGLRPLLESGTEARVAIREAYSRLGAAVSTQYVLERAHRELNAEIGALHQQLATRAQDEERLRADLSSIQHERDSIQKDLSANIDDLNQQLDARDQEDERLRTDLSSVQGELSITQRDLSSVQNVLALTNTEVAQIRASTTWRATKVARDVGSRLSPRVRHQLRRGAKAVWWAMTPHRMPARLRFRRARAVQHAVFSETPGDPSCPHIAYQPWPASSGTALPNGMPQGTYRLASDPSGYVFVPRRRPDNLDAQIARLAKRPAFSIVVPLYNTPDDLFQRMVGSVLAQWYPHWELILVDDKSPQQSVRDNASKLVDPRIRTILLESNMGISGATNRGLAEAGGDYIVFLDHDDELTDDCLFELAKCIDAEDPDYVYSDEDKIEPDGRFSQPFFKPDWSPDTLMSTMYTCHVSCVRRALLETVGDLRSEFDGSQDWDFVLRVTEAAKRISHVPKVLYHWRIIPQSVASDLNAKPYAVDAGRRARMAALERRGLKGTIEAVPQLAGYFRVNYDVQGTPLVSIIIPTKNNGTVLKNCLDSIFGHSHYRNFEIVLLDNGSTDAATVNYLDSLHANPNVRVIRHDAPFNYSEINNIGVGDAKGSLLLFLNDDTQVISPDWIGRMAGYAQLTHVGAVGAKLLYPDSRKIQHSGVLNLADGPNHAFWSADAYTPGYFARNLLEYDWIAVTGACLMIERTKFDAVGGFDESFPIAYNDVDLCFRLVEHGFYNVVCPGAELFHYESLSRGNDNKNKEKRRRLDQEKNRLYYKNPHFLMHDPFYNPNLGPNDFYFSLS
- a CDS encoding HAD family hydrolase, with amino-acid sequence MVSHLKQSIARADAVSFDVFDTLFVRPLADPEDLFDIIGEKFGIASFRRLRQEAQVRAFQRMRENGQKEITLDGIYACFDSVSVPASVLRDAEYQLELALTLPNPDLMDVFRQTIADKPVVITSDMYLPQAFFDDLFHKHRLQPSATFISSERNATKRDTGELFDRVSQELGIDPGRILHIGDNPLSDVERARQKGLSAYHYVDPTRQQKSSRFPPSASIAGSLIRSIADRPPPGSFTELGFRFGGPAAVGFLDWIVRKSAQDKIDIVLFVSRDGYVLERLARTMPAGTLPRFTYFMGSRVAFTLAATDESNFNTQMEFFLAGAHGLRPIEVLERLGVTPPADRVMDDLGLGAGIVISNDNISRIRDFVGAFRGDILQVCRRNRRGLLNYLKQVGVEPGMRVAMVDVGWNGTTQDAFDLALGKLMQVELFGYYLCLNESDDCRRRRQRLRMDALLSRESIGPERVTAVYANRVAVELFFSAPHDAVIGYQDAIGKDVAIIEDSGRIAIDGHARISTEITDGIEQFALTFRNLCAEIGLVADPLATALPVVDFVESIDAETRGLLASVENFDAWGSTRNQRVALTTYLP
- a CDS encoding glycosyltransferase family protein — encoded protein: MINIIKKNKSVDINKNALCVILLVCAPLLLKFPLLIGLLIADPALLYAGLQTGLHAGPLTGYPPMPTIDPNIGFTSHALGYRAAEDVLSGRLPWWNPYEGVGMPLAGEMQSAALFPLTLLLALHNGQLYMHLCLQIIAGLSTYAVLRKIGCMRFGALAAALVFEFDGTFAWLANAVINPIAFLPLTLLGVETIRERVEAGRRGGGAWVTIGLSASLYAGFPEVAYLDGLLVLAWTLVRLGSLARPMRWAFLRRIVVSGLAALAISALILVPFGDYMLVANTGGHANGGFAFISLSPAFLFALLVPYAFGGIFQIPQYTEFWSSVGGYTGCILPVLALCGLGGQALRGVRVALGLWIVVTIGIAYGAPGAGLLAQFFPGFKFVALYRYLSPSWEFCLCVLAAFGLTDLARNHRFARVTAACIAVAAVCVVTAYVTHRHHLPLARNRLALDSIVFAAILLIGTGVLAWLPLTAATRSRGMAGVLVAEVAVLFALPSLSSPSHGAIDLTGVQYLQQHLGFQRFATFGPVQPNYGSYFGIASINHNDLPLPRDWTDYVARHLDANAPSILFTGFSRNDPNGPSAADNLVVNVEAYRKAGVRFVLVPAGSLDSPGFASFKHYAAADHGVREAFGNGVMRIFELPDPTPYAAAPGCVLTPRSRDLMDVDCTGPSQLTRLEMYMEGWHASVDGNPVPISRTGEIFQQIPVRQGRSVVTFRFVPPHIQWAFFAFIVGWILFAIDLLGGKERTARKIL